In one window of Acidovorax sp. HDW3 DNA:
- the narI gene encoding respiratory nitrate reductase subunit gamma, translating to MTAWIDHFLFGLYPYICLAVFFIGSWARFDRDQYTWKSDSSQLLRRGSLRWGSNLFHVGVLFLFFGHSAGMLTPHFVYEHFLSAGNKQIMAMVSGGIAGTMAFIGVSMLLHRRLSDDRIRATSKTSDILLLWVLWVQLALGLATIPLSAQHLDGSVMMQLAGWAQSIVTFQSNAVEVLGQVGWVFKAHMVLGMTVFLIFPFTRLVHVWSGFGTLAYIVRPYQLVRARRMNLPAGHNQPNRTL from the coding sequence TCGGCAGCTGGGCGCGCTTTGACCGCGACCAGTACACCTGGAAGAGCGACTCGTCGCAGCTTCTGCGCCGGGGCAGCCTGCGCTGGGGCAGCAACCTGTTCCACGTCGGGGTGCTGTTCCTGTTCTTTGGCCACAGCGCCGGTATGTTGACACCGCACTTCGTGTACGAGCACTTTCTGAGCGCTGGCAACAAGCAGATCATGGCCATGGTCAGCGGCGGCATTGCCGGCACGATGGCCTTCATCGGCGTCTCCATGCTGCTGCACCGCCGCCTGTCGGACGACCGCATCCGCGCCACCAGCAAAACCAGCGACATCCTGTTGCTGTGGGTGTTGTGGGTGCAGCTGGCCCTGGGCCTGGCCACCATCCCGCTGTCGGCGCAGCACCTGGACGGCTCGGTCATGATGCAGCTCGCCGGCTGGGCGCAGTCCATCGTCACCTTCCAGAGCAACGCCGTCGAGGTACTGGGCCAGGTTGGCTGGGTCTTCAAGGCGCACATGGTGCTGGGCATGACGGTGTTCCTGATCTTCCCGTTCACCCGCCTGGTGCACGTGTGGAGCGGCTTTGGCACCCTGGCCTACATCGTGCGCCCCTACCAGCTGGTGCGCGCGCGCCGCATGAACTTGCCGGCGGGCCACAACCAGCCCAACCGTACGCTCTGA
- a CDS encoding peptidylprolyl isomerase: protein MSSTCGTSSCGCASEAAAAPVARVNGVALHASGVQLPAEHLRQRACTELLRQEAQRQGLLAADDAPDLEGATSAAASAAIEQLLETALSVPEPTEEACRRYHAAHPTLGGQGERVQLRHVLFAVTPGVDVQLLRQRAESVLLDVRCADDGGARFAQAARQWSNCPSGQEGGELGWLRQEDCAPEFARDVFGTQEIGVLSRLVHSRFGLHVVEVCAREPGQELPFEQVRASVALVLRQQTWVNALRQYLQLLAGQAEIEGVQLDAADSPLVQ, encoded by the coding sequence ATGAGCTCCACCTGTGGCACCTCCTCTTGCGGCTGCGCCTCCGAGGCCGCCGCTGCGCCGGTGGCGCGCGTTAACGGCGTGGCCCTGCACGCCAGCGGCGTCCAGCTGCCGGCCGAACACCTGCGCCAGCGCGCCTGCACCGAGCTGCTGCGCCAAGAAGCGCAGCGCCAGGGCCTGCTCGCCGCCGACGACGCCCCTGATTTGGAAGGCGCCACCAGCGCCGCCGCCAGCGCCGCGATTGAACAACTGCTTGAAACCGCCCTGAGCGTGCCCGAGCCGACCGAAGAGGCCTGCCGCCGCTACCACGCGGCCCACCCCACGCTCGGCGGCCAGGGCGAGCGCGTGCAGCTGCGCCACGTGCTGTTTGCCGTCACCCCCGGGGTCGATGTGCAACTGCTGCGCCAGCGCGCCGAGAGCGTGCTGCTCGACGTGCGCTGCGCCGACGATGGCGGCGCGCGCTTTGCCCAGGCCGCGCGCCAATGGTCGAACTGCCCCAGCGGCCAGGAGGGCGGCGAATTGGGCTGGCTGCGCCAGGAAGACTGCGCGCCCGAGTTTGCGCGCGACGTGTTCGGTACGCAGGAAATCGGCGTGCTCTCGCGCCTGGTGCACAGCCGCTTTGGTCTGCACGTGGTCGAAGTCTGCGCGCGCGAGCCCGGCCAGGAGCTGCCGTTCGAGCAGGTGCGCGCCAGTGTCGCCCTGGTGCTGCGCCAGCAGACCTGGGTCAACGCCCTGCGCCAGTACCTGCAGCTGCTCGCCGGCCAGGCCGAGATTGAAGGCGTGCAGCTCGACGCCGCCGACAGCCCCCTGGTGCAATAG
- a CDS encoding carbonic anhydrase, translated as MPDDELLQRLRRFHLDAYPQYRERFQELVDGGQHPTTLFIGCSDSRLVPYLLTGAQPGELFLVRNVGAFVPPYDGSHGHHGTTAAIEYAVLTLRVQRIVVCGHSHCGAINALYGDIGPEAPNLQRWLDLGREAVLPMQPCPEVLHRTEQRAIVLQLERLMDYPMVRAGVEAGRIALHGWHYVIEEGEVYVFDVATGSFVAASHSAGPPPSDMPYVEHDGQVLGDWVL; from the coding sequence ATGCCCGACGACGAACTGCTGCAACGCCTGCGCCGCTTCCATCTGGATGCCTACCCCCAGTACCGCGAACGCTTTCAGGAACTGGTCGATGGCGGCCAGCACCCGACGACGCTGTTCATCGGCTGCTCCGACTCGCGCCTCGTGCCCTATCTGCTGACCGGGGCGCAGCCCGGTGAGCTGTTTCTGGTGCGCAACGTCGGCGCCTTCGTGCCGCCCTACGACGGCTCGCACGGCCACCACGGCACGACGGCGGCCATCGAGTACGCCGTGCTCACGCTGCGGGTGCAGCGCATCGTCGTCTGCGGCCACAGCCACTGCGGCGCCATCAATGCCCTGTATGGCGACATCGGCCCCGAGGCGCCCAACCTGCAGCGCTGGCTCGACCTCGGGCGCGAGGCCGTGCTGCCCATGCAGCCCTGCCCCGAGGTGCTGCACCGCACCGAGCAGCGCGCCATCGTGCTGCAGCTCGAACGCCTGATGGACTACCCCATGGTGCGTGCCGGCGTCGAGGCCGGGCGCATCGCCCTGCACGGCTGGCACTACGTCATCGAGGAGGGCGAGGTCTATGTGTTCGACGTTGCCACGGGCAGCTTCGTCGCCGCCTCGCACAGCGCCGGGCCGCCGCCGAGCGATATGCCCTACGTCGAACACGATGGCCAGGTGCTGGGCGACTGGGTGCTTTGA
- a CDS encoding adenosylcobalamin-dependent ribonucleoside-diphosphate reductase gives MKRKPQAAPQDSITEQPISLDVLREKYLKAGETDAQQLYARVARALASAEKAEQRQAWEEKFLANLRAGAIGAGRIMSAAGTDIQATLINCFVQPVGDCIQGVDDAGYPGIYEALREAAETMRRGGGVGYDFSRIRPRGARVRATGSLASGPCSYINVFDQSCATVESAGARRGAQMGVLRIDHPDVLDFITAKRTPGRWNNFNVSVGVSDEFMQAVVDDADWALVHHAEPGAELIAAGASQRADGQWIYERVPARKLWDTIMQSAYDFAEPGILFLGRINADNNLHYCETISATNPCGEQPLPPYGCCDLGPIILTNFVRQPFGLAGAPAFDFDAFEQVVATQVRALDNVLDVTYWPLQQQRDESAAKRRIGVGFTGMGNALAMLCLRYDAPEGRAMAAQIAERMRNAAYRASVALAQEKGVFPKFDADGYLAPGTFASRLPQDIQDAIRQHGIRNSHLLSVAPTGTVSLAFADNASNGIEPPFSWTYTRRKREADGSKSEYQVEDHAWRLYRQLGGDVNQLPDYFVCALQMSAADHVAMMEAVQPFVDTSISKTVNVPADYPYEDFKNLYLQAWQARLKGLATYRPNSILGAVLEATPAPAAAPASAAAAEPVPVVEAPIDPMRVVIESRPKGGLDAVAEKIEYWTQDGLQRLYLIVSFLPVPTGVGAHTVDRAIEFFMPVGQNNESQQWITSSMRLLSLAARGGFLERALSDMRKVAWDRGPVRLGTYEKPDGTRVPLWHDSEVAAVAYAIQAILARRQQDPVQQSLPLGEPEQDAGDNPPPMAGKKCPECGAYAMIRKDGCDYCTQCGHMGSCG, from the coding sequence ATGAAACGCAAGCCCCAGGCTGCCCCGCAAGACAGCATCACCGAGCAACCCATCAGCCTGGACGTTTTGCGAGAGAAATACCTCAAGGCCGGCGAAACGGATGCCCAGCAGCTCTACGCCCGCGTTGCGCGCGCCCTGGCCTCGGCCGAGAAAGCGGAGCAGCGCCAGGCGTGGGAGGAAAAATTCCTCGCCAACCTGCGCGCCGGCGCCATCGGCGCGGGCCGCATCATGAGCGCCGCCGGCACCGACATCCAGGCCACCCTCATCAACTGCTTCGTGCAGCCCGTGGGCGACTGCATTCAGGGCGTGGACGACGCCGGCTACCCCGGCATCTATGAAGCCCTGCGCGAAGCCGCCGAGACCATGCGCCGGGGCGGCGGTGTGGGCTACGATTTTTCGCGCATCCGCCCGCGCGGCGCGCGCGTGCGCGCCACCGGCTCGCTGGCCTCCGGGCCGTGCAGCTACATCAATGTCTTTGACCAGTCCTGCGCCACGGTCGAGAGCGCCGGCGCGCGCCGGGGTGCGCAGATGGGCGTGCTGCGCATCGACCACCCGGACGTGCTCGACTTCATCACCGCCAAGCGCACCCCTGGGCGCTGGAACAACTTCAACGTCTCCGTCGGCGTGAGCGACGAATTCATGCAGGCCGTGGTCGATGACGCCGACTGGGCGCTGGTGCACCACGCCGAGCCCGGCGCCGAACTGATCGCCGCCGGCGCCAGCCAGCGCGCCGATGGCCAGTGGATTTACGAGCGCGTGCCGGCGCGCAAGCTCTGGGACACCATCATGCAGTCGGCCTACGACTTTGCCGAGCCCGGCATCTTGTTCCTGGGCCGCATCAACGCCGACAACAACCTGCACTACTGCGAAACCATCAGCGCCACCAACCCCTGCGGCGAGCAGCCGCTGCCGCCCTACGGCTGCTGCGACCTCGGGCCCATCATCCTGACGAATTTCGTGCGCCAGCCCTTTGGCCTGGCGGGTGCGCCGGCGTTTGATTTCGACGCCTTCGAGCAGGTCGTGGCGACGCAGGTGCGCGCGCTCGACAATGTGCTCGACGTGACGTACTGGCCGCTGCAGCAGCAGCGCGACGAATCGGCCGCCAAGCGCCGCATCGGCGTCGGCTTTACCGGCATGGGCAACGCCCTGGCCATGCTCTGCCTGCGCTACGACGCGCCCGAAGGCCGCGCCATGGCGGCGCAGATCGCCGAGCGGATGCGCAACGCCGCCTACCGCGCCTCGGTCGCGCTGGCGCAGGAAAAGGGCGTGTTCCCCAAGTTCGACGCCGATGGTTACCTGGCGCCGGGCACCTTCGCCAGCCGCCTGCCCCAAGACATCCAGGACGCCATCCGCCAGCACGGCATTCGCAACAGCCACCTGCTGTCGGTCGCGCCCACGGGCACCGTCAGCCTGGCCTTTGCCGACAACGCCTCCAACGGCATCGAGCCGCCGTTCTCCTGGACCTACACGCGCCGCAAGCGCGAGGCCGACGGCAGCAAGAGCGAGTACCAGGTCGAAGACCACGCCTGGCGCCTGTACCGCCAGCTCGGCGGCGACGTGAACCAGCTGCCCGACTACTTCGTCTGCGCGCTGCAGATGTCGGCGGCCGACCACGTCGCCATGATGGAGGCGGTGCAGCCCTTTGTGGACACCTCGATCTCCAAGACCGTGAACGTGCCCGCCGACTACCCCTACGAGGACTTCAAAAACCTCTACCTGCAAGCCTGGCAGGCGCGCCTCAAGGGCTTGGCCACCTACCGCCCGAACAGCATCCTGGGCGCCGTGCTCGAAGCCACGCCTGCGCCGGCTGCCGCGCCAGCGTCCGCCGCAGCGGCGGAGCCGGTTCCCGTCGTTGAGGCCCCCATCGACCCCATGCGCGTGGTGATTGAAAGCCGCCCCAAGGGTGGCCTGGATGCTGTGGCCGAGAAGATCGAATACTGGACGCAGGACGGCCTGCAGCGCCTGTACCTCATCGTCTCCTTCCTGCCTGTGCCCACCGGCGTGGGCGCGCACACGGTGGACCGCGCCATCGAGTTCTTCATGCCCGTGGGCCAGAACAACGAGTCGCAGCAGTGGATCACGTCGAGTATGCGGCTCTTGTCGCTGGCCGCGCGCGGCGGCTTTCTGGAGCGTGCCCTGTCGGACATGCGCAAAGTTGCCTGGGACCGGGGCCCGGTGCGCCTGGGCACCTACGAAAAACCCGACGGCACGCGCGTGCCGCTGTGGCACGACTCGGAAGTCGCCGCCGTGGCCTACGCCATCCAGGCCATCCTGGCGCGCCGCCAGCAAGACCCGGTGCAGCAAAGCCTGCCCCTGGGCGAGCCCGAGCAGGACGCAGGCGACAACCCCCCGCCCATGGCCGGCAAAAAATGCCCCGAATGCGGTGCCTACGCCATGATCCGCAAGGACGGCTGCGACTACTGCACGCAGTGCGGCCACATGGGCTCGTGCGGCTGA
- a CDS encoding nitroreductase family protein: MEQKHLATLLAARQTILPKRLVAPGPDAQQLAALLGAAAHAPDHGCLLPWRLVRVPPAARAALGAAFAQALAERDPGATPEQRAQAREKAERAPLLLLLVVDGACGDPAIPWDERVLSAGCAVQNILLTATAQGFGSALTSGKALQSAPLRTLLGLAPGQQALCCISIGTVQSRKAARLRPAAADYVVTLVPGKGMQPGWDNA, from the coding sequence ATGGAGCAAAAACACCTCGCCACCCTGCTCGCTGCGCGCCAGACCATCCTGCCCAAGCGCCTGGTGGCGCCGGGGCCGGATGCGCAGCAGCTCGCCGCCTTGCTCGGCGCTGCCGCGCACGCGCCCGACCACGGCTGCCTGCTGCCCTGGCGCCTGGTGCGGGTGCCGCCTGCGGCGCGCGCCGCCCTGGGCGCGGCCTTTGCCCAGGCGCTGGCCGAGCGCGATCCAGGGGCCACGCCGGAGCAGCGGGCGCAGGCGCGCGAGAAGGCCGAGCGCGCGCCGCTGCTGCTGTTGCTGGTGGTCGATGGCGCCTGCGGCGACCCCGCCATTCCCTGGGATGAACGCGTACTCTCTGCCGGCTGCGCGGTGCAAAACATTCTGCTCACCGCCACGGCGCAGGGCTTTGGCTCGGCCCTCACCAGCGGCAAGGCGCTGCAGTCGGCGCCGCTGCGCACGCTGCTGGGTCTGGCGCCGGGCCAGCAGGCGCTGTGCTGCATCAGCATCGGCACGGTGCAGTCGCGCAAGGCCGCGCGCCTGCGCCCGGCGGCGGCGGATTATGTGGTCACCCTGGTTCCCGGCAAGGGTATGCAGCCCGGGTGGGACAATGCGTGA
- a CDS encoding ribonucleotide reductase subunit alpha, which translates to MEIQHFDDLLAAARAQAQPQRLLMVFVATELPEDASAEQRARFAQGEGGALVPLMCVDKTPEELDSFATLLAESQQFELPYQPWRLVFTAALSGSNGQAPTSEDAESPLERMVESVKLGMFGNLLPFDRQGQPVHFG; encoded by the coding sequence ATGGAAATTCAGCACTTTGACGATCTGCTCGCCGCCGCGCGAGCGCAAGCACAACCGCAGCGCCTGTTGATGGTGTTTGTCGCCACCGAACTGCCCGAGGACGCCAGCGCCGAACAGCGCGCGCGCTTTGCCCAGGGCGAGGGCGGGGCGCTGGTGCCGCTGATGTGCGTTGATAAAACCCCCGAAGAGCTCGACTCGTTTGCCACCTTGCTGGCCGAGTCGCAGCAGTTCGAGCTGCCCTACCAGCCCTGGCGCCTGGTGTTCACCGCCGCCCTGTCGGGCAGCAACGGCCAGGCGCCGACGAGCGAAGACGCCGAGTCGCCGCTCGAACGCATGGTCGAGTCGGTCAAGCTCGGCATGTTTGGCAACCTGCTGCCCTTTGACCGCCAGGGCCAGCCGGTGCACTTTGGCTGA
- a CDS encoding hemerythrin domain-containing protein: MTGKASLPGLHSPGASFEAPFEMLEACHERVERMLDLLTRLRQYLQAKPCDEVARQAARDVLRYFDLAAPLHHQDEELHVFPLLLAQGSSALTELVRQLQADHRAMEADWAQARLALLALAEGQAQGFTPGQEALFDCFASRYAGHIRQEEGSVYPAAQALLGQAAQQGMGQEMARRRGAR; encoded by the coding sequence ATGACGGGTAAAGCCTCTCTGCCCGGCCTGCACAGCCCCGGCGCCAGCTTCGAGGCGCCGTTCGAGATGCTCGAAGCCTGCCACGAGCGGGTCGAGCGGATGCTCGATTTGCTCACCCGCCTGCGCCAGTACCTGCAGGCCAAGCCTTGCGACGAGGTGGCGCGCCAGGCGGCGCGCGACGTGCTGCGCTACTTCGACCTGGCGGCGCCGCTGCACCACCAGGACGAGGAGCTGCACGTCTTCCCGCTGCTGCTGGCCCAGGGCAGCAGCGCCCTGACCGAACTGGTGCGCCAGCTGCAGGCCGACCACCGAGCCATGGAAGCCGACTGGGCCCAGGCGCGGCTGGCTCTGCTGGCCCTGGCCGAGGGCCAGGCGCAGGGCTTTACCCCTGGCCAAGAGGCGTTGTTTGACTGTTTTGCCAGCCGCTACGCCGGCCATATCCGGCAAGAGGAAGGCAGCGTTTACCCCGCCGCCCAGGCCCTGTTGGGCCAGGCTGCGCAGCAGGGTATGGGCCAGGAAATGGCGCGCCGGCGCGGCGCGCGTTAA
- a CDS encoding DUF3567 domain-containing protein: MQMLYDSDSFVVVHILPDAFVQADSPASSSADPRPQLARHGFEIVDKRSGKEVYLDGSWAEMFQQQILAWQRETPTQEEVEDTLDGYTGLAQNPVLVH; the protein is encoded by the coding sequence ATGCAAATGCTTTATGACTCGGATTCTTTTGTGGTGGTGCACATCCTGCCGGACGCTTTCGTGCAAGCCGACAGCCCTGCCAGCAGCAGCGCCGACCCCAGGCCGCAGCTGGCGCGCCACGGCTTTGAGATCGTGGACAAGCGCTCGGGCAAAGAGGTCTACCTCGACGGTTCCTGGGCCGAGATGTTCCAGCAACAAATCCTGGCCTGGCAGCGCGAGACGCCGACCCAGGAGGAGGTCGAGGACACCCTCGACGGCTACACCGGGCTGGCGCAAAACCCGGTGCTGGTGCACTAA
- a CDS encoding DUF3108 domain-containing protein → MPQRAGIQSVEVGLAHRQLLRTVLLVLALHLLALWGWPQLPTTTATPPQAAMQTRSIAAPAPPAPEPAPRPPPKPKPKPKPKPKPRPAPAPEPIPEPVPEFIPAPEPEPAPEPAPAPEPTAESAPAATTETATETAAETAAAPPAPELPPAPPAEPQDPGLQITAADGQARSLGRDNAPAVRVPPPTRLAFEVHGEVKRFRYSASAELLWQHDGQQYQAKQEIRAFLIGSRAQTSVGQLGAWGLQPQRFGDRVRSEQAAHFDFDAGRVTFSANTPAAPIVPGAQDRLSVFIELASLIAAAPENYPSGTQLALTTASARAVNRWVFRVVGPELLQLPAGSIEALKLERVPQAEYDQQADLWLAPSLHYLPVRLRITQSNGDFVELQLKDSSPP, encoded by the coding sequence ATGCCACAGCGTGCAGGTATCCAATCGGTAGAAGTGGGCTTAGCGCATAGGCAGCTGCTGCGGACGGTGCTGCTCGTGCTGGCGCTGCACCTGCTGGCCCTGTGGGGCTGGCCGCAGCTGCCCACCACCACAGCCACACCACCGCAGGCCGCCATGCAAACACGCAGCATCGCCGCGCCCGCGCCGCCGGCGCCCGAGCCCGCACCGCGCCCCCCACCCAAGCCCAAACCCAAGCCCAAACCAAAACCAAAGCCGCGCCCCGCACCAGCGCCCGAGCCCATCCCCGAGCCCGTCCCGGAATTCATCCCTGCGCCTGAGCCCGAGCCCGCCCCAGAACCCGCGCCGGCACCCGAACCCACGGCAGAATCAGCGCCCGCAGCCACGACCGAAACCGCCACCGAAACCGCCGCCGAGACTGCCGCCGCCCCGCCCGCACCCGAATTGCCGCCCGCGCCCCCGGCCGAGCCGCAAGACCCCGGCCTGCAAATCACTGCGGCCGATGGCCAGGCGCGCAGCCTGGGGCGCGACAATGCGCCGGCCGTGCGCGTGCCACCGCCCACGCGGCTGGCGTTCGAGGTGCACGGCGAGGTCAAGCGTTTTCGCTACAGCGCCAGCGCCGAGCTGCTGTGGCAGCACGACGGCCAGCAGTACCAGGCCAAGCAGGAGATCCGCGCCTTTTTGATCGGCTCGCGCGCACAGACCAGCGTCGGCCAGCTCGGCGCCTGGGGCCTGCAGCCGCAGCGCTTTGGCGACCGCGTGCGCAGCGAGCAGGCGGCGCATTTCGACTTTGACGCCGGGCGCGTCACCTTCAGCGCCAACACGCCTGCGGCGCCCATCGTGCCGGGGGCGCAGGATCGCCTGAGCGTGTTCATCGAGCTTGCCAGCCTGATCGCCGCCGCGCCCGAGAACTACCCCAGCGGCACGCAGCTGGCACTGACCACGGCGAGCGCGCGCGCCGTCAATCGCTGGGTGTTTCGCGTCGTCGGCCCCGAGCTGCTGCAGCTGCCGGCGGGCAGCATCGAGGCGCTCAAGCTCGAACGCGTGCCGCAGGCCGAGTACGACCAGCAGGCCGACCTGTGGCTCGCGCCCAGCTTGCACTACCTGCCGGTGCGCCTGCGCATCACGCAAAGCAATGGCGATTTTGTCGAGCTGCAGCTCAAGGACAGCAGCCCGCCCTGA
- a CDS encoding fumarylacetoacetate hydrolase family protein, with translation MKLATYKDGSRDGQLVVVARDLGLAHYASDICSRMQQLLDDWSFLAPQLQDLYEQLNAGRARHAFPFDPRQCMAPLPRAYQWADGSAYLNHVELVRKARGAEVPASFYTDPLMYQGGSDDFLGPCDDVALPSAAMGIDFEAEIAVITGDVKMGTAPEPALDAVRLLLLANDWSLRNLIPAELAKGFGFFQSKPATAFSPVAVTPDELGAAWQGGRVHLPLQSTWNGRRVGRCDAGPEMTFHFGQLIAHIAKTRNVRAGSVVGSGTVSNKDWSRGYSCIAEKRCIETIESGAPQTEFMQFGDTIRIEMLGADGKSVFGAIDQQLVSLDEIGR, from the coding sequence ATGAAGTTGGCCACCTACAAGGATGGTTCGCGTGACGGGCAGCTGGTGGTAGTCGCCCGCGACCTGGGGCTGGCGCACTATGCGAGCGACATCTGCAGCCGGATGCAGCAGCTGCTCGACGACTGGAGTTTTCTGGCGCCGCAGCTGCAAGACCTGTACGAGCAACTCAACGCCGGGCGTGCGCGCCACGCTTTCCCGTTCGATCCGCGCCAGTGCATGGCGCCGCTGCCGCGCGCCTACCAGTGGGCCGATGGCTCGGCCTACCTCAACCACGTCGAGCTGGTGCGCAAGGCGCGCGGCGCCGAGGTGCCGGCGAGCTTTTATACCGACCCGCTGATGTACCAGGGCGGCAGCGACGATTTTCTCGGCCCCTGCGACGACGTGGCGCTGCCGAGCGCGGCCATGGGCATAGACTTCGAGGCCGAAATTGCCGTCATCACTGGCGACGTGAAGATGGGCACGGCGCCCGAGCCCGCGCTCGACGCCGTGCGCCTGCTGCTGCTGGCCAATGATTGGTCGCTGCGCAACCTCATTCCCGCCGAGCTGGCCAAGGGCTTTGGCTTTTTCCAGAGCAAGCCGGCGACGGCCTTCAGCCCCGTGGCCGTCACACCCGACGAGCTGGGCGCCGCCTGGCAGGGCGGGCGCGTGCACCTGCCGCTGCAGTCCACCTGGAATGGCCGGCGCGTGGGCCGCTGCGACGCGGGGCCGGAGATGACCTTCCACTTCGGTCAGCTCATTGCCCACATCGCCAAGACGCGCAACGTGCGCGCCGGCAGCGTGGTCGGCAGCGGCACGGTGAGCAACAAAGACTGGAGCCGGGGCTACAGCTGCATCGCCGAGAAGCGCTGCATCGAAACCATCGAGAGCGGTGCGCCGCAGACCGAGTTCATGCAGTTTGGCGACACCATCCGCATCGAGATGCTGGGCGCGGACGGCAAAAGCGTGTTCGGCGCCATCGACCAGCAGCTTGTATCTTTGGATGAAATAGGCCGCTAG
- a CDS encoding iron-containing alcohol dehydrogenase, which produces MRNFDFYNPTRIVFGQGRMAEIDRLVPAAARVLILVGGASAEKHGTLAAVRQALGARVHATFAGIEPNPHYETALQAVAQIRAGGFDYLLALGGGSVIDAAKFIAAAALYDGAEPWELVRQRGRSITRALPLGAVLTLPATGSEMNDGGVLTHHARGHKLSFSSPHCFPQWSLLDPSLTYTLPPRQLANGVVDAFVHTTEQYLTYPVGGGLQDRFAEGLLLELIDIGPRILAAPAQPDYADRANLMWAASWALNGLIGAGVPQDWATHVIGHEFTALYGIDHGRSLALVLPALLHERRAPKRAKLLQYAQRVWGLTAGDEEARIDAAIARTRDFFEGLGVPTRLSAYGLGAEAVDAVVANLQAHGMVQLGEQREITPEVVRRILLAAL; this is translated from the coding sequence GTGCGCAATTTCGATTTTTACAACCCCACCCGCATCGTCTTCGGCCAGGGCCGCATGGCCGAGATCGACCGCCTGGTGCCGGCAGCGGCGCGCGTGCTCATCCTGGTGGGCGGTGCCAGCGCCGAAAAGCACGGCACGCTCGCCGCCGTGCGCCAGGCCCTGGGCGCGCGCGTGCACGCCACCTTTGCCGGCATCGAGCCCAACCCGCACTACGAAACCGCGCTGCAGGCCGTGGCGCAGATCCGCGCCGGCGGCTTTGACTACCTGCTGGCGCTGGGCGGCGGCTCGGTGATTGACGCCGCCAAGTTCATCGCCGCCGCTGCGCTCTACGACGGCGCCGAGCCCTGGGAGCTGGTGCGCCAGCGCGGGCGCAGCATCACGCGCGCGCTGCCGCTGGGCGCGGTGCTGACGCTGCCGGCCACCGGCTCGGAGATGAACGACGGCGGCGTGCTCACGCACCACGCGCGCGGGCACAAGCTGTCGTTTTCCAGCCCGCATTGCTTTCCGCAATGGTCGCTGCTCGACCCCAGCCTGACCTACACCCTGCCGCCGCGCCAGCTGGCCAACGGCGTCGTCGATGCCTTCGTGCACACCACCGAGCAGTACCTGACCTACCCCGTCGGCGGTGGTCTGCAAGACCGTTTTGCCGAGGGCCTGCTGCTGGAGCTGATCGACATCGGCCCGCGCATCCTGGCCGCGCCAGCGCAGCCCGACTACGCCGACCGCGCCAACCTGATGTGGGCGGCGAGCTGGGCGCTCAATGGCCTCATCGGCGCCGGCGTGCCGCAGGACTGGGCCACCCACGTCATCGGTCACGAATTCACCGCGCTCTACGGCATCGACCATGGCCGCAGCCTCGCCCTGGTGCTGCCGGCGCTGCTGCACGAGCGGCGTGCGCCCAAGCGCGCCAAGCTGCTGCAGTACGCGCAGCGCGTGTGGGGGCTGACGGCGGGCGACGAGGAGGCGCGTATCGACGCCGCCATCGCCCGCACGCGCGATTTTTTCGAGGGCCTGGGCGTGCCCACCCGGCTCTCGGCCTACGGCCTGGGCGCCGAAGCCGTGGACGCCGTGGTTGCCAACCTGCAGGCGCACGGCATGGTGCAGCTCGGCGAGCAGCGCGAGATCACGCCCGAGGTGGTGCGGCGCATTCTGCTGGCGGCGCTGTAG
- a CDS encoding cytochrome b/b6 domain-containing protein, translating to MKTPARQKIRVWDLPVRLFHWALVLLMAMLFLSAYAGQMQAHGAIGRVVLVLAVFRLLWGFIGSQTSRFSDFVKGLGGIRAYLANGRLETVGHNPLGALMVVAMLVVVLVQAVSGMFSSDGLGFSGPLARSVSSVTSDLAAGFHVITAYVMAGLIAVHVMAILWHWIRHRENLIVPMFSGKKWVPRNTVQPLFASSALALATVALVAVLVVVI from the coding sequence ATGAAAACCCCTGCGCGGCAGAAAATTCGGGTGTGGGATCTTCCCGTCCGGCTGTTCCATTGGGCCTTGGTGCTGCTGATGGCCATGCTGTTTCTGAGTGCCTACGCAGGCCAGATGCAGGCGCATGGAGCCATTGGCCGCGTGGTACTTGTCCTCGCCGTGTTCCGACTGCTTTGGGGCTTCATCGGCAGCCAGACATCCAGGTTCAGTGATTTCGTGAAAGGGCTGGGTGGCATCCGCGCCTACCTTGCCAACGGAAGGCTGGAGACCGTGGGGCACAACCCGCTCGGCGCACTGATGGTCGTGGCGATGCTGGTGGTGGTACTGGTCCAGGCCGTGTCCGGCATGTTCTCCAGTGATGGGCTTGGCTTCAGCGGCCCGCTTGCGCGCTCGGTCAGCAGCGTCACTTCGGACTTGGCGGCAGGCTTTCATGTCATCACGGCTTATGTGATGGCGGGCCTCATTGCCGTGCATGTCATGGCGATTTTGTGGCACTGGATACGACACCGCGAAAATCTGATCGTCCCCATGTTCTCGGGGAAAAAATGGGTTCCCCGGAACACTGTGCAGCCGCTTTTTGCCAGCAGCGCCTTGGCCCTTGCCACCGTGGCGTTGGTTGCGGTGCTGGTGGTGGTGATCTAG